The Candidatus Poribacteria bacterium nucleotide sequence GACATCCCTATCTTCTACACAATTCGCTCAATCCACGATGCATCCGAATGTAGAAGGAGTTAGAAACTGTTCTTACTGAGTCCAATGCCCGAGAATCGCATCCAAAGATGAAAACTCAATATTCATGGCTAAAAATAGTTCCAGTCCGAGTAAGAACAACCGACGTGTCGGTATTTGCCTAATACTTTTCCTTGTGTGCTGCCCCCCACTGATAGCACAGGTGAATATTTTTACGGGTGAAACGATGAAACAGATGCGGTTAAAATCCGGTTTGTATAACAGTATCGCACTGGATTTAACCTATCGTTCCGGCAACACAAATTTCCTTACAACTCGGACTCGATTTCGCTCAGATTATCTTACAGAAGTGTATCACGCCTTCATTTTCGGAAGTCTTCAACAGGGCAGAAAGGATGATGTGTTTTTTATTAATAAGGGTATGGCACACGCTCGAATTATCCGAAGTGTGACGCAGCACGTCCTTTTTGAATCCTTTGTTCAGAAGCAATTCAACGAATCTATTCTATTGAGCGACCGGAATTTGGTAGGCGGTGGTGTTCGGTTTGCCTCGCATCCTCGTAAGTCCAAATTTAACCTCTATCTCGGCATCGGTGCGATGTGGGAACACGAACGGATTAATGACAAAAAGAGTGGCGCGATGACAACCCGTGTCGTTCGATCAACGAATTATATCAATTGGACTGGGCAACTCGATGAACGCGTCACGACGAGTGCGACTGGATACTATCAGGTGTATGTCCGACGTTTTCAGGATTATCGCATCCTGTTTGAAGGTAGCATTACGTTCCAATTGACGACCAAATTATCCTTTCCGCTCCGAGTGAATTTCCGATATGATAGTGAACCCCCTACCGGTATCCGAAAACATGATGTGGAAATATTTAACGGATTGCGGTATACTTTTTAAGAGCCATCAGCGGTCAGCGGTCAGCAATCGGCAAAGAGCGTATTGTGGGGTTTGAGTGAAACATGTTCGCTACATACCAAGAGCCGACAGCCATTAAGAAAGGAGTCGTTTTATGAAGTGGGCGAGGACCTACACTTGGAAAATGGGAATGATAATCTGTATCGGTGTGTGGTTTATTGTTCTGGGCACTCATATCGGGTGGACGGATGGACATTTCCAGATCATTGAAAAGGAGAAGAAGCTTGTCTTGAAGGGTAAAATTTCTGAGGCACTTGGTGAATACGATTCACATTTAAAGGGAGCGGTTGAATACCTTGTTTGTGGACACAATGGCAAGGAATATGAGAGTATTGTCGTTGTCGATGCAACGGCAAAGGAAGTTCATGACGCACTTGAAAAACTCGGTGTTGCGATCGGGGCACCTCCCGGCTATGACGAAGAAAAAGATGAACCGACACCTCCAAAGGGAACCGAGTTTCTCATGTATGTTGAATGGAAGGATGGCGATACGAAGAAAAAGGTTCGTGCCGAAGAACTCATTTTCAACGTGAAGACGCAAAAGCCGATGCAACATGTCGCCTGGATCTATTCGGGATCGCGTGTGGTGCCAGATTTGGACAGCGATGATGAGGATGCGATGATCCCGCAGGCATTTATGAGCAACGACCTTGTCGCCTTAAGGCTCTTTGATGCGAGCGCGCTCTTCCAGAATCCGCTTCCCGAATCCTCGGAGGAGAATATTTATAAAAAGAACGATGCCTTACTGCCAAAACTTGGGACACCTGTCATGCTCACGATTGCGGTCAACCGGAAAGTGCAACTGTATGTGATAATTACTGGAAAAGTGCAAGGCGTGGGATTCCGCAATTTCACACAACTTAACGCTACGCCGCTTGGTATCAATGGCTATGCCAAGAATCTACCGAACGGCACTGTCGAAGTCGTCGCCGAGGGCGATAAGTCGCAGTTAGATGCGTTAGTCGCTTTGTTAAAGAAGGGACCGCGCTATGCGAGAGTGGATTCGCTTGAAATTGATGAACGCCCGTTCACTGGGGAATATAAGACTTTCGGCATTCGGTATTAAGTTATGACGCATACGTCCTCCACTCTCATTTCGGGAATTCTCCTCGCCGCAGGGCTTTCTACCCGGATGGGGGAGCCGAAGCAGCTGCTCCCTTTTGGCGAAAGCACTATTGTTGAAACTGTGGTGGACAGTATGCTTGGTGCCAAGTTTGATGAGGTTATCGTTGTTGTCGGACATTACGCGGCGCAGATTCAAGAACAACTATCGGGGCGTCCTGTTAAAATCGTTTTTAATCCTGACTATCACGAGGGGATGCTGACCTCCGCACAGGCGGGTATACGTGCCTTGAAAGAAGATGATGCGTTTGCGCTTATGCTGGTCGATCAACCGTTTATCACCTCTGCGTTAATCGATGGGGTTATTGATGCCTACGTTCAAACAAACAAAGGGATTGCCTTACCGAGTTATAATTATAAACGGGGGCATCCAGTGATCTTCCATCGGCGGTATGCCGACGATATTCTTGACTTGAGGGCGGAGGGTGGCGGTGTGCGGACGCTCTTCAAGACGCATGGCGACGATATTCATTACCTTACAGTCGATACGGACCGGGTGCTTCGGGATATAGACTATCGCGAAGACTATGAACGCGCCCTGAAGGAAAATTGAAACTGTGCCAAAGCGGGGACGGTGTATCGTTCTAAAAGCCACATTGACAGGTGAGGATGTCGTGCCGGGGTTTACCTGTCCCGTGGAAAACCTCTTTGAATAACCTGAGTGTCACTTATACAAAAAATAATTAAAAATCCGTAGAATCCAGTGCGTAGTTCGTATTGTCCCGCAAGCCCACACGCGGCTTGCGTATGGAGAGCGGATGGGCGGAAAGGGACTTCAGATCTCAAACCTATCTGACCGCACCGTAAGGAATAATTAAAAAGTGTTCACATCCATCGAAAACGTTCAAGCCGCATGTGAAAAACATGCGTATATCGCAGATACGGGGTTGGCGACAACCCTCTATCTCGCCCATCATCTCAAAAAACCCATCTTTCTCGAAGGCGAACCCGGTGTCGGCAAGACGGAAGTCGCTAAGGTCCTCGCTGATTCAACGAGCGCGAAACTCATCCGATTGCAGTGTTATGAAGGTTTGGATGCAAACAGCGCGTTGTATGAATGGAACTACACGCGGCAAATTTTGCAACTGCGCATTGATGAGGCACGCGGACGAGAGAAAGAAAACATCGGGACGGATCTGTTTAGCGAAGCGTTTCTGCTGAAACGTCCGTTGCTCGAGGCTATCCAGAGCGATGGTGAGGTGCCGCCTGTCTTACTCATCGACGAGGTAGATCGGAGCGACAGCGAATTTGAGGCGTTTCTACTCGAGATCTTGTCCGATTTCCAGATTACTATCCCCGAAATCGGGACAATTCAGGCGAAGCATATCCCTTACGTTGTGCTGACTTCAAACCGGACGCGGGAGGTTCATGAAGCCCTCAAACGCCGGTGTCTCTATCAGTGGATCGATTATCCGACTGTGGAGAAGGAGTTAGCGATTATACAGACGAAGTTACCACAGATTGATGAACACCTTGCGCAGCAATTGTGTGGGATGATGCAGCTTTGGCGACAAGGGGATTACTATAAGAAACCGGGTGTTGCGGAAACTTTAGATTGGGCATTGGCACTCGTGGCACTGGGTAAAGCGCAACTGGATGCGGATGTCGTTGCGGAGACGCTTGGCTGTGTTTTCAAATATCAGGACGATATCCAGCGCGCACGCACGATGGAATTATCCGAATTGGGATTTTAGGATGAACTTTAAGAAAAAAACGCAACAGGTTGAAATAAAAATTTTCAGAGGAGTCGGTTATCTCCTGTTAGTAGCAGCCGCGTTTTGTACGATGATACCGATGTTGTGGCTATTGACCTCCTCTTTTAAAACCGCCAACGAAATTTTCGCTGTCCCTATTCAGTGGTTCCCGCATCTACCCCCGCGCGTCGCAGCATCGCCATATATTGTCGAAGATGCCTATCCTGAAATTGAAAAACCGATGGCTGTGGATGAAGCGGCGTGGAAGACCCTGCAGCCCCAACTCACACAAGTAATTTGGGCTGAGGCACAGACGCACATCGCGGCAAATGCGAAGCTTGCCAACTATGTCCCGTCCGAAGAATTGCAAATCGAAATCGTAGAGGGGTTATGGGAACAACTGATCGCAGGGTTACCGGACGAGGTCTGGAACGGCACAACGGAGTCGGTCACCACAACTGTGAGAGACGCTATTATTCCTGAGACGGTTGGTACGATCTGGGGATCGGTGTATCGCGAAGTTGCGGTTGGGACCCTCCAAATAGAAGACCTTGACTTCAATCGCACACCAGTTAAAGTTGTGAACTGGAAGGCGGAGACAGGCACGCGCATACGCACGTCAGACGATACCCAGACGGCGGCAAGTCTATCCTACAATTTCCAAAACAGTAACACTGTGCGTATGACAGCGACGGTTTCCTCCGCTATTCCGATTGAGCGGATTCGGCGTATTACGCTTCCCGTGCGTGGAGACGCCTCGTATCACCGTCTCTCTTTAACCGTGTCTGTCCCGGAGCCTGGAAATGCCAGCGACACTTACAATGGCGTTACATATCAACCGACGCGTTCTTTCGTTTTAGGGAGTGCCTTGTGGACAGATTCCGTCTGGCGACTGCACGGCATTCCTGGTGAGTTAGAGTCGTCGCACATCACGATGGAGAAAGTCGAAGCCAACCTTGCATCTCAACCCACAGTGGAAACAGGAAATGGGAGTCAATTGTTCCTGCACTTAACGATTCATCAACCGGCTTACCTCTCAATTGTATGGGATAAATTCACGTCAAACTATCGGAATTTATGGAAGACGGTGCCGTATAATCGGTATTTTGTCAATAGTGTTTTCATTGCGACCGCGTCAACACTGCTCACGCTGTTTTTCTGCTCGCTCGGTGGATATGCGTTTGCCAAGTATCAATTCCGCGGTCAAAAGATTCTGTTCGGTATTCTCCTCGCTTCTATGATGGTACCTTTTCAAGTCCTGCTCGTTCCGTTGTTTGGATTGATGTATGATATCGGCTGGCTCAATAGTTACAAAGCGATTATCATCCCGTTTTCGGTCGGCGCGTTCGGCGTATTTCTGATGCGTCAATTCATTGTCACGATTCCGTCTGAACTCCTGGATGCGGCACGGATTGATGGCTGTTCCGAGTTCGGTATCTATTACCGGATTGTGCTACCCATTATCAAGCCTGCGCTCGGGGCGTTGACGATCTATTCGTTTTTGGGTTCATGGAACGGTTATCTCTGGCCCCTCATCATTTTACGGGATGAGGTGAAGTATACGCTACCGATCGGTTTAGCAAATCTCGTGGGTATCTATCGTCAAGATTACGGCATGTTGATGGCGGGAACGTTGCTGTCGCTCATGCCGATTGTTATTCTGTTTTTAGCGATGCAACGTGAATTTGTACAGGGTATTACTTTAGGAAGTGTGAAGGAATAATTAAAATTCTGTAGGACCCAGTGCGTAGCTCGTATTGTCCCGCAAGCCCACACGCGGCTTGCGCATGGAGAGCGGATATACGGAAAGGACCTTCATTCATCAGACCTACCTAACCGAACCGCAAGGAATAATTAAAAAATGTCAGATTATACAACGGTCACGAAAACGTCAGCCATCCGAGAAGGACGCGGTAAAGCATTCACTGTCAACGGGAAGCGGGTCGCTATTTTCAATGAAGGTGGCGAGTTCTGTGCTGTGGACAATACCTGCCCGCATGCGATGGGATCCCTCGGTAGGGGTAGAATCCGAAACGGTATCGCTGTGTGTCCTGTTCACGGCTACGCTTACGATACAAAAACCGGCGAATGCCAAACCGACCCGCGCCTGCGCATCAGAACGTATCCAGTAGTTGTCGAAGATGAGGAGATCAAAATTGAGGTGGAATAGTGAAGCAAATAGGTACACATTTCACGGTTTTGGTA carries:
- a CDS encoding DUF481 domain-containing protein, which encodes MAKNSSSPSKNNRRVGICLILFLVCCPPLIAQVNIFTGETMKQMRLKSGLYNSIALDLTYRSGNTNFLTTRTRFRSDYLTEVYHAFIFGSLQQGRKDDVFFINKGMAHARIIRSVTQHVLFESFVQKQFNESILLSDRNLVGGGVRFASHPRKSKFNLYLGIGAMWEHERINDKKSGAMTTRVVRSTNYINWTGQLDERVTTSATGYYQVYVRRFQDYRILFEGSITFQLTTKLSFPLRVNFRYDSEPPTGIRKHDVEIFNGLRYTF
- a CDS encoding acylphosphatase, with amino-acid sequence MLTIAVNRKVQLYVIITGKVQGVGFRNFTQLNATPLGINGYAKNLPNGTVEVVAEGDKSQLDALVALLKKGPRYARVDSLEIDERPFTGEYKTFGIRY
- a CDS encoding nucleotidyltransferase family protein codes for the protein MTHTSSTLISGILLAAGLSTRMGEPKQLLPFGESTIVETVVDSMLGAKFDEVIVVVGHYAAQIQEQLSGRPVKIVFNPDYHEGMLTSAQAGIRALKEDDAFALMLVDQPFITSALIDGVIDAYVQTNKGIALPSYNYKRGHPVIFHRRYADDILDLRAEGGGVRTLFKTHGDDIHYLTVDTDRVLRDIDYREDYERALKEN
- a CDS encoding MoxR family ATPase; this encodes MFTSIENVQAACEKHAYIADTGLATTLYLAHHLKKPIFLEGEPGVGKTEVAKVLADSTSAKLIRLQCYEGLDANSALYEWNYTRQILQLRIDEARGREKENIGTDLFSEAFLLKRPLLEAIQSDGEVPPVLLIDEVDRSDSEFEAFLLEILSDFQITIPEIGTIQAKHIPYVVLTSNRTREVHEALKRRCLYQWIDYPTVEKELAIIQTKLPQIDEHLAQQLCGMMQLWRQGDYYKKPGVAETLDWALALVALGKAQLDADVVAETLGCVFKYQDDIQRARTMELSELGF
- a CDS encoding ABC transporter permease subunit, giving the protein MRMSLRRRLAVFSNIRTISSAHARWNYPNWDFRMNFKKKTQQVEIKIFRGVGYLLLVAAAFCTMIPMLWLLTSSFKTANEIFAVPIQWFPHLPPRVAASPYIVEDAYPEIEKPMAVDEAAWKTLQPQLTQVIWAEAQTHIAANAKLANYVPSEELQIEIVEGLWEQLIAGLPDEVWNGTTESVTTTVRDAIIPETVGTIWGSVYREVAVGTLQIEDLDFNRTPVKVVNWKAETGTRIRTSDDTQTAASLSYNFQNSNTVRMTATVSSAIPIERIRRITLPVRGDASYHRLSLTVSVPEPGNASDTYNGVTYQPTRSFVLGSALWTDSVWRLHGIPGELESSHITMEKVEANLASQPTVETGNGSQLFLHLTIHQPAYLSIVWDKFTSNYRNLWKTVPYNRYFVNSVFIATASTLLTLFFCSLGGYAFAKYQFRGQKILFGILLASMMVPFQVLLVPLFGLMYDIGWLNSYKAIIIPFSVGAFGVFLMRQFIVTIPSELLDAARIDGCSEFGIYYRIVLPIIKPALGALTIYSFLGSWNGYLWPLIILRDEVKYTLPIGLANLVGIYRQDYGMLMAGTLLSLMPIVILFLAMQREFVQGITLGSVKE
- a CDS encoding Rieske (2Fe-2S) protein, producing the protein MSDYTTVTKTSAIREGRGKAFTVNGKRVAIFNEGGEFCAVDNTCPHAMGSLGRGRIRNGIAVCPVHGYAYDTKTGECQTDPRLRIRTYPVVVEDEEIKIEVE